One window of Syngnathus acus chromosome 16, fSynAcu1.2, whole genome shotgun sequence genomic DNA carries:
- the eaf1 gene encoding ELL-associated factor 1, producing MNGSTNPLLDKEEHVLKLGESFEKRPKSSFHTIRYDFKPASIDTSCEGELHVGKGDEVTITLPHIPGSTPPMTVFKGNKRQYQKDCVLIINHDTGGFVLEKLSSSIQVKKTRAEGSSKIQARIEQQAVRTNQAGPQFRAPTKPGVTTKTSPSPSKDDPSPEPQLDDIKRELRAEVDVIEQMSSSGSSSSGSPNASPSAGDSSDAGGGGACERDANRPPGPVSSSPPGRHALANGGGERQPPANHQLINTLRSDLQLSESGSDSDDE from the exons ATGAACGGCAGTACGAACCCGTTGCTGGACAAAGAGGAGCATGTTTTGAAGCTCGGGGAAAGCTTCGAGAAAAGGCCCAAGTCCTCCTTTCACACAATCAGAT ATGATTTCAAACCCGCGTCCATCGACACCAGCTGCGAAGGAGAGCTGCATGTGGGCAAAGGAGACGAAGTCACCATCACGCTGCCTCACATTCCG GGCTCCACGCCGCCCATGACGGTGTTTAAAGGCAACAAGCGGCAGTATCAGAAGGACTGCGTGCTCATCATCAATCACGACACGGGTGGCTTTGTCCTGGAGAaactcagcagcagcatccaGGTCAAGAAAACCAG GGCTGAAGGCAGCAGCAAGATCCAAGCTCGCATCGAGCAGCAGGCAGTGAGGACAAACCAAGCGGGACCTCAGTTCCGGGCCCCCACGAAGCCGGGCGTCACCACCAAGACGTCGCCGTCGCCCTCCAAGGACGACCCTTCCCCTGAGCCGCAGCTGGACGACATCAAAAGAG AGCTGCGAGCCGAAGTGGACGTGATCGAGCAGATGAGCAGCAGTGGCAGCAGCTCGTCAGGTTCGCCCAACGCCTCGCCCAGCGCGGGCGACAGCAGCGATGCCGGAGGAGGTGGCGCTTGCGAACGTGATGCCAACCGCCCGCCGGGCCCAGTCTCGTCTTCGCCACCAGGCCGCCACGCCCTCGCCAATGGGGGCGGCGAGCGGCAGCCTCCCGCCAACCATCAGCTCATCAACACACTCA